One window from the genome of Rufibacter tibetensis encodes:
- the cobA gene encoding uroporphyrinogen-III C-methyltransferase, with translation MTKNSRTPTLYVMGAGPGDPELITMKAYKVLQQADVVLYDNLANKDLLSIPKADCERIYVGKQPYKDYTPQEAIHDLIVEKALHKGTVVRLKGGDPFIFGRGFEEMLFAREHGIEAHYIPGISSMQAIGLEDIPLTHRSVSEGIWALTGTKKDGSLSSDLLLAMQSNATVVIYMGMKKAEEIAHTYCTAGNGHIPVAVIQHVSLPHQKAVKGLVKDLPALIQEHQLTHPSLIIIGWVVELQACFEARLPQLEGTHKQAKRN, from the coding sequence ATGACAAAAAACTCAAGAACTCCTACGCTGTATGTAATGGGCGCCGGACCAGGTGACCCGGAACTGATTACCATGAAAGCTTATAAGGTTTTACAGCAAGCCGATGTGGTCTTATATGATAATCTGGCCAACAAAGATTTACTATCCATTCCAAAAGCAGATTGCGAAAGAATCTACGTGGGCAAACAACCTTATAAAGACTACACGCCCCAAGAAGCTATCCATGACCTTATAGTAGAGAAGGCGTTACACAAAGGAACCGTGGTGCGCCTGAAGGGAGGAGACCCTTTTATTTTTGGAAGAGGCTTTGAAGAGATGCTTTTTGCCCGCGAACACGGCATTGAAGCCCATTACATACCTGGCATTTCCAGCATGCAGGCCATAGGCCTGGAGGACATCCCGCTGACGCATCGCTCGGTAAGCGAAGGCATATGGGCACTTACGGGCACCAAGAAAGACGGCTCCCTTTCCTCAGACTTGCTTCTGGCCATGCAAAGCAACGCCACTGTGGTCATTTACATGGGTATGAAAAAAGCAGAAGAGATTGCCCACACCTATTGTACTGCCGGGAACGGCCATATACCCGTAGCGGTCATACAGCATGTTTCGCTCCCGCACCAGAAAGCTGTTAAAGGGCTAGTAAAAGATTTGCCAGCTTTAATTCAGGAACACCAGTTAACCCACCCCTCCCTCATCATTATTGGGTGGGTGGTAGAACTACAGGCTTGTTTTGAGGCCCGCCTACCCCAATTAGAGGGTACGCATAAGCAAGCAAAAAGAAACTAA
- a CDS encoding rhamnogalacturonan lyase family protein: MQHLKVSCIHLRYLFWVLAFWLVNAPASVAQQWTILGNESQVGSAASSFTSIAALDDVPYVVLREGTIAKVKRRNPATGIWEQVGNDIGTNVTYTRIHLDKTSNLFVTYVDASNGNRLAVKVYNTETQVWEPLNGNSSNLYVSVGSVTNNVSQYSSTPRSSLAFDSDNTPYIAFGDGANLTPFVKKFDGTSWVTVGIGPVNATAKAVGVSLVIDETDVPWLAFVSLGTPTSSTGSMALYTLNNGFWTSIAVPNPIPGGSSTTGATGGIRHTNMALNTAGNLTIAYFNTGNSNRASVSVYNKTAGTWSYSGALSSRDAPSLSLTKDIAGNLYCSFVDNVDRAPRFVARVFKQAAGTTSWSEMKDQSVTIGIDEPVGNLTIAPGSEQPFIVYTKNNASGVSTPIVRMFTPPAAPAVLTTTGPRDITPTSAVAGGNITSDGASAIIERGIVYSTNPTPTTAHTKVVDASGGIGSFSVTLSGLTPTTLYYARAYAINGEGTTTTYGNVVRLYSLAQPDAIVTGPKQMEFLNRGVVAARTSSTKVYVGWRLLGTDPSSIAFNVYRDGVKLNLTPITTSTNFEDNTTEDGTYTVRPVLNGKEGAPSTPVSVWAKNQLSIPLQIPAGGTTIDGISYTYSANDCSVGDVDGDGEYEIFLKWDPSKLNHNAGGYSGDQIIDCYKMNGTRLWRINLGKNINAGPHYTQFMVYDFDGDGKAEIILKTADGTVDGTGKVMGDANVDYRNSGGWVQQGPEYLTVFNGLTGAAMATTDYQPARGKVSDWGDNYGNRQDRFVSAVAYLDGTRPSLIVGRGYYDKLVRAAYDYRNGELTLRWIFDSKDPNDPANNTFSSQGNHQMTIGDVDGDGKDEVINGSSAINDDGKRLWTWGYGHGDALHMSDMDPDRPGLEIWMSLESPSQYDSKGLRLYDAKSGQTIFGVSTTGDVGRAMAADIDPGHRGYEVWGSSGNLYNVKGEQIGTTKPSVNFGIWWDGDLSRELLDKNVLDKWNPAMGKMNRLFTIYQAAPVVSNNDTKATPGLTGDLLGDWREEMIFRTSDNTQLILFTTTIPTEHRIPTLMHDPQYRTAVAWQNSGYNQPPHPSFFLGNDMQAPPKANIAVTDIVAPTVNSASRQQPAAELTNAASVTYRVTFSENVKGLDVSDFTLTATGTAAGTIESVSAASGDVIDVIVAVAGDGTLRLDVNSTGITDEANNPLEEGFATGEMYTLDHTAPTLTAVSFTSSNANPAFAKEGDVVTLNFSVSESIDQLKVSMAGQSVAATATAAEGYTASYTLTSSDKEGPIAFTIDFADLSGNTGAQVTTTSNGSIVYDRTNPVISNASVSKTKLLVPNHEMVDIKVSYTITDRNIVDVVVAVTSNEPENGLGDGDTGPDWEVVDAHNVKLRAERSATGKGRVYTITITATDVAGNVSTQTLTVTVPHNQGFQHIPTAINSNEVVGQKGFLIKAHPNPSTDFFNLNVQSNSTTPITLIITDATGRRIEERTGVTANSNLTIGHSYLPGIYFVHAIQGDERSVLRLVK; encoded by the coding sequence TTGCAACATCTCAAGGTTTCCTGCATTCATCTACGATACCTGTTCTGGGTTCTTGCGTTCTGGCTCGTAAATGCACCTGCTTCTGTAGCCCAGCAGTGGACCATCTTAGGCAATGAAAGCCAGGTAGGTTCTGCTGCCTCTTCGTTCACCTCCATCGCAGCATTGGATGATGTTCCCTATGTTGTTTTAAGAGAGGGTACTATAGCCAAAGTTAAAAGAAGGAATCCTGCTACTGGTATTTGGGAACAGGTAGGGAATGACATTGGAACAAATGTAACCTATACCAGGATTCACCTAGACAAGACAAGCAACCTGTTTGTTACTTATGTGGATGCATCAAATGGAAACAGGTTAGCGGTAAAAGTTTATAACACTGAAACCCAGGTGTGGGAGCCTTTGAACGGCAACAGCAGCAACCTGTATGTTTCTGTAGGGTCTGTGACTAACAATGTTTCCCAATACAGTTCAACACCTCGGAGTTCGCTTGCCTTTGACTCAGACAACACACCCTACATTGCCTTTGGCGATGGTGCGAACTTAACCCCTTTTGTAAAGAAGTTTGACGGTACTTCATGGGTGACAGTAGGTATAGGCCCGGTGAATGCAACTGCAAAAGCCGTTGGTGTAAGCTTAGTCATCGACGAAACGGATGTGCCTTGGTTAGCCTTTGTAAGTTTGGGAACCCCAACCTCCAGCACTGGTAGTATGGCGCTGTACACCTTGAATAATGGGTTCTGGACCTCTATAGCAGTTCCTAATCCCATACCCGGAGGGTCTTCCACTACAGGGGCTACTGGTGGCATTCGCCATACTAACATGGCTCTGAATACGGCTGGCAACCTTACCATTGCTTATTTTAATACGGGCAACTCTAATCGGGCCTCTGTATCGGTTTATAATAAAACTGCTGGCACCTGGAGTTACTCCGGTGCGCTCTCTTCCCGTGATGCGCCTAGCTTAAGCTTAACTAAGGATATTGCTGGAAACTTGTACTGCTCTTTTGTTGATAATGTTGATAGAGCCCCTCGTTTCGTAGCTCGGGTATTCAAGCAGGCTGCAGGTACTACCTCGTGGTCAGAAATGAAAGACCAATCTGTCACTATAGGTATCGACGAGCCAGTAGGTAATCTGACCATTGCCCCTGGTAGCGAACAACCTTTCATTGTTTACACCAAAAACAATGCAAGCGGTGTTAGTACACCCATTGTCCGGATGTTTACCCCGCCGGCAGCACCAGCCGTACTTACAACCACTGGTCCGCGCGATATCACCCCAACATCTGCAGTGGCCGGAGGCAACATTACCTCTGACGGTGCTTCTGCCATTATTGAGCGTGGAATTGTCTACAGCACTAATCCTACCCCAACTACCGCCCATACCAAGGTGGTAGATGCATCAGGGGGAATTGGTTCGTTTTCGGTTACCCTAAGCGGCCTTACGCCAACCACCTTGTATTATGCGAGAGCCTATGCTATCAACGGGGAGGGGACCACCACCACGTATGGCAATGTGGTGCGACTCTACTCCCTTGCGCAGCCCGATGCTATTGTGACCGGTCCCAAGCAGATGGAGTTCCTGAACCGCGGCGTTGTGGCGGCGCGTACCTCCAGCACCAAGGTGTATGTAGGCTGGCGCCTCCTTGGCACAGACCCATCGTCCATTGCTTTCAACGTGTACCGTGATGGAGTAAAGCTGAACCTGACCCCAATCACCACCTCCACCAATTTTGAGGACAATACCACCGAGGACGGCACGTACACGGTGCGCCCCGTCCTGAATGGGAAAGAAGGCGCCCCTTCTACTCCGGTTTCCGTTTGGGCTAAGAACCAGTTGTCCATTCCCCTGCAGATTCCTGCCGGTGGAACTACAATTGATGGTATCTCTTACACCTATTCAGCCAATGACTGCTCTGTGGGTGACGTGGACGGCGATGGCGAGTACGAGATCTTCCTAAAATGGGATCCATCTAAACTGAACCACAATGCCGGTGGCTACTCCGGTGACCAGATCATTGATTGCTATAAAATGAATGGCACCCGATTGTGGCGCATTAACCTGGGCAAGAACATCAACGCCGGTCCCCATTATACCCAATTCATGGTGTATGACTTTGACGGAGATGGAAAAGCTGAGATAATCCTGAAGACCGCCGACGGCACCGTGGATGGAACCGGTAAAGTGATGGGTGACGCCAATGTGGACTACCGCAACTCCGGTGGCTGGGTGCAGCAGGGACCTGAGTACCTGACCGTGTTCAATGGCCTTACCGGGGCAGCTATGGCTACTACTGATTACCAACCCGCCCGGGGCAAGGTATCGGATTGGGGGGACAATTACGGGAATCGCCAGGACCGGTTCGTGTCGGCGGTGGCTTACCTGGACGGTACCCGCCCCAGCCTGATTGTGGGCCGCGGCTACTATGACAAACTGGTGCGGGCAGCCTATGATTACCGTAACGGAGAGCTTACCCTGCGTTGGATCTTTGACAGCAAAGACCCCAATGACCCGGCAAACAACACCTTCTCTAGCCAGGGGAACCACCAAATGACAATTGGTGATGTGGATGGTGATGGCAAAGATGAGGTGATCAACGGTTCCAGTGCCATCAACGACGACGGCAAGCGCCTCTGGACCTGGGGCTATGGGCACGGCGATGCCCTGCACATGTCTGACATGGACCCAGACCGACCGGGCCTGGAGATCTGGATGAGCCTAGAATCTCCAAGCCAGTATGATAGTAAAGGGTTGCGGCTGTATGACGCAAAATCTGGGCAGACCATTTTTGGAGTGTCCACCACCGGAGATGTTGGCCGTGCTATGGCAGCTGACATTGACCCCGGCCACAGAGGCTATGAGGTATGGGGTTCTTCGGGGAACCTGTACAATGTAAAAGGGGAGCAGATTGGCACTACTAAGCCTAGTGTGAACTTCGGGATCTGGTGGGACGGTGACCTGAGCCGCGAGCTGCTGGACAAGAACGTGCTGGATAAATGGAATCCTGCTATGGGCAAAATGAACCGGCTTTTTACCATCTACCAGGCCGCTCCGGTAGTCTCTAATAACGATACCAAAGCCACTCCCGGGCTTACCGGTGACCTGCTGGGTGACTGGAGAGAAGAGATGATCTTCAGAACTTCTGACAACACCCAATTGATCCTCTTCACCACTACCATCCCTACGGAGCACCGTATTCCTACGCTCATGCATGATCCGCAGTACCGCACGGCCGTGGCTTGGCAAAATTCAGGCTACAACCAGCCGCCTCACCCAAGCTTCTTTTTGGGCAATGACATGCAAGCCCCGCCAAAAGCTAATATAGCGGTAACTGATATTGTGGCCCCTACCGTGAACAGTGCTAGCAGACAGCAACCTGCAGCAGAGCTCACCAACGCGGCTTCGGTTACCTACCGGGTTACTTTCTCTGAGAATGTAAAGGGGTTAGATGTTTCTGACTTTACCCTTACTGCCACTGGTACTGCTGCCGGAACTATTGAATCGGTAAGTGCGGCTTCCGGTGATGTGATAGATGTGATTGTAGCGGTAGCCGGTGATGGAACCTTACGCCTAGATGTGAACAGCACCGGAATCACTGACGAAGCTAACAACCCATTAGAGGAAGGTTTCGCCACCGGTGAGATGTACACCCTTGACCACACTGCGCCAACCTTAACAGCTGTATCTTTCACTTCCAGCAACGCTAATCCTGCTTTTGCAAAAGAAGGAGACGTTGTTACCTTGAACTTCTCCGTTTCTGAAAGTATTGACCAGCTTAAAGTTTCTATGGCAGGACAATCAGTTGCTGCCACAGCAACTGCCGCTGAAGGCTATACGGCCTCTTATACCTTAACCAGTTCTGATAAAGAGGGTCCTATTGCCTTCACCATTGACTTTGCTGATCTCAGCGGGAACACTGGTGCTCAGGTGACCACTACAAGCAATGGCAGCATTGTGTATGACCGCACAAATCCGGTGATCTCAAATGCTTCAGTAAGCAAAACTAAGTTGCTGGTGCCTAACCATGAGATGGTTGACATCAAGGTAAGCTATACTATAACCGACCGGAACATAGTTGATGTGGTAGTTGCAGTGACCAGCAATGAGCCCGAAAATGGGTTGGGTGATGGGGATACCGGGCCAGATTGGGAAGTAGTGGATGCCCATAACGTAAAGCTTAGGGCAGAGCGTTCAGCTACAGGAAAGGGCCGTGTCTACACCATCACTATTACAGCCACTGATGTAGCCGGAAATGTAAGCACACAAACGCTAACCGTAACGGTACCACACAACCAAGGCTTTCAGCACATACCAACTGCTATCAACTCTAATGAGGTAGTGGGACAGAAAGGATTCCTAATAAAGGCGCATCCTAACCCGTCCACAGACTTCTTCAACCTCAATGTTCAGAGTAACAGCACAACGCCAATAACACTCATTATTACTGATGCAACCGGTCGCCGTATTGAAGAGAGAACAGGGGTGACCGCTAACAGCAACCTGACGATCGGGCACTCTTACCTACCTGGTATCTACTTTGTGCATGCGATTCAGGGAGACGAAAGATCTGTACTGAGACTGGTGAAATAA